Proteins from a genomic interval of Methanoplanus endosymbiosus:
- a CDS encoding RNB domain-containing ribonuclease, with protein sequence MIIIIHSNPIVKSASILDIILSDTSLFILGSRFRNMKQRHRPDLKAIARDAMKSYGFAPRFPDQVIRESENISGRIFPDNVTEAADLRHLLWSSIDNFDSKDLDQIEFCEEKDGGIINVKVAIADVDCYVPKDSATDRYAAYNTTAVYTGVETFFMIPFKLCGNISSLLPGKDCQAVVAEYDILPDGDIEHVGVYRAVVSNKAKLIYEEVGNWIEKKGSIPDDVGSIPGLKDQILLQHKASLRLRKFRMQNGALDLETAEARPVMRGNDVSDIISMKQNEAHRIIEEFMVAANRTFAGFLMDAGVPMTHRVVKIPEKWDLICEVVAGYGVTLPDSPDSKALTEFLAGQRVSDPKTFPDLSLTIVKLLGHGEYVPYNPGDAPVGHFALAVPDYTHSTAPNRRYNDLIIQRIVKSVLDGKKVPYTPGELERLSVRMTDRDKASQKVERFMLKSAAAVLLSKSIGKVFDAIVTGASGRGTYVRIYDPPVEGRVMEGYEGLYVGRKVKVSLLMTDAYRGYIDFECLRKGRR encoded by the coding sequence TTGATTATAATCATTCATTCAAATCCAATCGTAAAATCAGCCTCAATTCTGGATATAATCCTCTCTGACACTTCATTATTTATACTTGGGAGCAGATTTAGAAATATGAAACAGAGACATCGTCCGGATTTAAAGGCAATTGCCCGTGATGCTATGAAATCATATGGTTTTGCACCGCGTTTTCCTGATCAGGTCATCCGCGAGAGTGAGAACATCTCCGGGAGAATATTTCCTGATAATGTAACAGAGGCAGCAGATTTAAGGCATCTTCTCTGGTCATCAATTGATAATTTCGATTCTAAGGATCTGGATCAGATCGAATTCTGTGAGGAGAAGGATGGCGGCATTATCAATGTGAAGGTGGCCATTGCCGATGTTGACTGTTACGTTCCTAAAGATTCAGCAACAGATCGCTATGCTGCATACAATACTACGGCTGTCTATACCGGAGTTGAGACCTTTTTTATGATCCCGTTTAAGCTTTGCGGCAATATATCGTCCCTTCTTCCGGGTAAAGACTGTCAGGCTGTGGTCGCTGAATATGATATTTTACCGGACGGTGATATTGAGCATGTGGGTGTGTACAGGGCTGTTGTATCCAATAAGGCAAAACTCATCTATGAGGAGGTTGGTAACTGGATTGAGAAGAAGGGCAGTATTCCTGATGACGTTGGCAGTATTCCGGGTTTAAAAGATCAGATCCTGCTTCAGCATAAGGCATCCCTTCGCCTCAGAAAATTCCGGATGCAAAACGGCGCTCTTGATCTTGAAACAGCCGAGGCACGTCCGGTTATGCGGGGTAATGATGTGTCTGATATAATATCAATGAAGCAGAATGAAGCACACAGAATCATTGAGGAGTTTATGGTTGCTGCCAACCGGACATTTGCCGGATTTCTGATGGATGCCGGTGTGCCTATGACGCACAGGGTTGTTAAGATTCCGGAGAAGTGGGACCTTATCTGTGAGGTTGTTGCCGGATATGGCGTAACCCTGCCTGACAGTCCGGATTCAAAGGCTCTGACTGAGTTCTTAGCCGGACAAAGAGTTTCAGATCCCAAAACCTTCCCTGATCTCTCACTGACTATTGTTAAACTTCTTGGGCATGGTGAATATGTACCATACAATCCGGGAGATGCTCCTGTCGGACATTTTGCACTTGCAGTTCCGGATTACACCCACAGTACAGCTCCTAACCGGAGGTATAACGACCTGATTATTCAGAGAATTGTAAAGTCGGTTCTTGACGGAAAGAAGGTTCCTTATACACCGGGTGAACTTGAGAGGCTTTCTGTCCGTATGACGGACAGGGACAAGGCATCACAGAAGGTTGAGCGTTTTATGCTAAAGTCTGCTGCTGCTGTTCTTCTCTCCAAAAGTATAGGCAAGGTCTTTGATGCTATTGTTACGGGTGCTTCCGGGAGAGGAACTTATGTCAGAATTTATGACCCGCCTGTTGAAGGAAGGGTTATGGAGGGGTATGAGGGGCTTTATGTCGGCCGGAAGGTAAAAGTCTCCCTTTTAATGACTGATGCCTATCGTGGTTATATCGACTTTGAATGTCTCCGGAAGGGCAGGAGATAA